In Stomoxys calcitrans chromosome 2, idStoCalc2.1, whole genome shotgun sequence, the following proteins share a genomic window:
- the LOC106082588 gene encoding peritrophin-44 produces MCYHLPKIFKAIIIIAIIAPPSSSKTLEYSECLGITELDTFVSSKRSCSKYIYCNGESSFEGECLGGNFFNEAQGICDDPENVQCDIVEGDGVVSIFDETFQKSEGDKNVESLEGDSIEGDDTGFGGTVEVSSELEENIIHLSNAPKCDKANRGIRHIPHQDSCAAFFTCYNGIAIPMLCPKNSYFNSETEICDHKMPNKCKLPYSIRLNCRKGVYDYMPHPQRCEYYHYCLNGFLMIMRCPYEFTWNYERRTCVHKTLSKCYTESSALSQQPIIYRSHIESDKS; encoded by the exons atgtgttaccATTTACCCAAAATATTTAAGGCTATTATCATTATAGCCATTATTGCGCCGCCAAGTTCTTCGAAAACTCTGGAATACTCCGAATGTCTTGGCATCACAGAGCTCGATACATTTGTGTCCAGCAAACGTAGTTGCTCCAAATATATTTATTGCAATGGCGAATCTTCATTTGAAGGTGAATGCTTGGGTGGCAATTTTTTCAATGAGGCTCAAGGTATTTGTGATGATCCCGAAAATGTGCAGTGCGACATTGTGGAGGGCGACGGAGTTGTCAGTATTTTCGACGAGACATTCCAAAAATCCGAGGGTGATAAAAATGTCGAATCTTTGGAGGGGGATTCAATTGAAGGAGATGATACTGGCTTCGGGGGCACGGTGGAAGTGTCAAGTGAATTGGAAGAGAACATAATTCACTTATCAAATGCCCCCAAATGTGACAAGGCTAATCGAGGTATACGTCATATTCCTCATCAGGATTCATGTGCTGCCTTCTTTACATGCTACAATGGCATAGCCATACCTATGCTGTGTcccaaaaattcatattttaattCGGAAACGGAAATATGTGATCATAAAATGCCAAACAAGTGTAAG tTGCCATATTCGATACGTTTGAATTGCCGCAAAGGTGTCTACGATTACATGCCCCATCCGCAGCGCTGCGAGTACTATCATTACTGTTTGAATGGTTTCCTCATGATAATGCGCTGTCCCTACGAATTCACATGGAACTACGAACGACGCACGTGTGTCCATAAAACTCTATCGAAATGCTATACGGAATCATCTGCCTTATCCCAGCAACCCATCATCTATCGCAGTCATATCGAAAGTGACAAGAGTTGA